The following is a genomic window from Thunnus maccoyii chromosome 13, fThuMac1.1, whole genome shotgun sequence.
TCTTGAAGCTCTTTTGAGGGCaggttacagtatgtgtgtgttctgcatgGACCTGCTAAAAGCTAACTGATATAAAAATCATATTAAcccatttaaaacaaaaaacaatagtttaacatattaattataaaatgtataaatatgtgcaaacacaactttaaaatattattagtACTGGCAGCAGTAGTAGAACGTTCcggaatgaaaacaaaaaaatatatatattaataatcaCATTGCCAGTACTCTATCCAGCAGGTTCCAGTAAAACCATGGCTCACAAACCCATCTGCCATTCTCTCCGGGGGTAGTGGAGATAGTAGCGGCGGGAGCAGAAGCGGCACCAGCAGTAGGagtgatagtagtagtagtaaataAATCCTTAACCCACACTCTAAACCCTGTCCAGGAATACACCATGGACGTGTTCTTCCGTCAGACATGGATCGATGAACGGCTGAAATTCGAGGGCCCCATTGAGATCCTGCGGCTCAACAACCTGATGGTCAGCAAGATCTGGACGCCGGACACCTTTTTCCGGAATGGCAAGAGGTCGATCTCTCACAACATGACCACCCCCAACAAGCTGTTCCGCATCATGCAGAACGGAACTATCCTCTACACCATGAGGTAACATTGCTGGACAGTGAGCACCAAACTCAGCCAAGACCGGAATAGAGCACAGACCTGGAAagcaaatcaaacaaacaagcatcCAAGAAtatgcacagacatgaaaaaaaaaaatgaagagtgCCATtccaaaacaagacatgtgCCATCTGATACTGAAAACAGGCCTGGAAAGcaattcaaacaaaaatgactCCAGCTTTGTTCCAAGAGGAGATATGCatagcatgaaaaaaattcCCCTAGAGTAACTGATGgcacagaaacagattttttttttttagattggaTTATCTAAGAGGATCATCttcatttattaaatgatgatgatgctatATTTTCtccatattatttattatttgaacTTGAGTGGTCAATTACCCTTGCAAGAAATACAGTTAACAATAAGATATATTGCCAAAATATCAAAAAccattatatattttgttctaCAGAGTTTATCAATCCATCGTACAtcaaatttttctttttttgttttagctgTAATATCAGCATCGCGCCACACTGACTGGATCCATTTAAACTGCAGTCATTACTTTGCCAGTAACATTGcattaaatataaatcaaataCTCATTTCAAACCCTTCTCTATTCTGACAGATTAACTATAAATGCAGAGTGCCCCATGCGTCTGATGAACTTCCCGATGGACGGCCACGCATGCCCGCTCAAGTTTGGGAgttgtgagtttgtttttgttaagcCTCGCCGGTCTGACAGATGGTGTCACTCTCAAATGATCACTCTGTCACTGAGTAACTGACTGCCTGACAAGATATAGTCAAAGATTTCAATTTGAAATGTCACGTATACAGTACATTAGGggaactgtaaaataaataaatatatctatGCCAAGAGTTTTTCATTCAATATGTGTCAAGCGTATAGAAGATCAGTCctgcaaaaatgtcagaattgtATCTCTGTAAGGTTATCTGTATGCGTGAAAATTGGTGGcattaaacctttttttttcaaaagacaTAGTAtagttgggtttttttatttgtgttttttgctattgttgttgttattttttgtatgcttactcatttatttatttacttaatttcaTACCTTTGAGATTGCAAACTATAATGCTTTTAAGCCAGAAACCGGGGAACGTTTTTACCTTTCCCTGTTATCTCCTCAAAGTGTCAAAGTTTCTTGATGATCACTTATGTGAGATGTAGATGTCTAAGTTTTAACAAAGCTCTTTATCCATCTCGTCTAGATGCTTACCCCATCAGCGAGATTGTGTACACGTGGAAGAAAGGCCCTCTGTCTTCTGTCGAGGTGCCACAGGAATCATCCAGTCTGCTGCAGTACGATCTCATCGGGCAGACAGTGTCAAGCGAGAGGCTAAAGTCCAACACAGGTGAGCTGTGAGCCAGGATCAAGTGTGCTACGTGCTGGATCCTGTCCATTGTGCAGTATGACTTGAGATTATAACCCTTTCAAGTTCCTATCCTATATCAAGTTCCAGCACTGGCAGGTTTCAACTTTTGAACAtgatgtttgacatgttttcttttaaagaatGTGAGCCAGACAGCATGTTTCTCTGAGGTTATGTGATACCTTATGTAGTAACTGTGATATTTTACTCCAACCAAATAATCTTTATTATATctaaagtatttaaaagtatctttaaaatattgttataaatgttataaaatgaCTTGTGccaaagaaatatttttaaatattatgcaCTTATTTgcaattttaaaacattttaaaaacagtcatCATTAATTTTTGCACAAAAGAGTATTTTTTACAAGTCAGACTTACTACTATGTCTATGAATTGCTGATTTGCCACCAATAGAAACACAAATGTCTTTGGTGTTTACTCTCTCAGGTGAATATGTTATCATGACCGTCCACTTCCATCTGCAAAGGAAAATGGGATTTTTCCTGATTCAGACTTACATTCCCTGTATAATGACTGTCATCTTGGCCCAAGTCTCCTTCTGGATTAATAAGGAATCAGTTCCAGCTCGGACTGTGTTTGGTAAGATTTATTTAACTCCACTTTACTCCTATGCTGTAGAAGTTCCACTCATGGTTTCAAGCTTATTTCCAAAACAGGACACGGATGCAGACTGAAGCAAAATGGAAGTGCACATGCTGCATATCACTTTCTTCCTCAATTGGAATCATTTGGAAAATTTCAAGATTACTCTCATTTTAGCTGCCAAAGATTGCAAGAAATGGTCTTGCAGATAAGTGAGCATTTTGTCTTATAAAAGCTTTCCTTTCACTTATCATTTTTCGATGATAGCAATTACCTAAAAGTGGATTATAATGTGGgaataaaatgtaaatcatgcCAATTCACTGAACAGAACCAATCAGTTAGGAATTACTAAATGCCTCTGGTGACATATCTTACACTTTCTGATGAGTCTTAGTTTTACATGTTGCAAGAATTTATATAAAATTTTTGTTCTCACTGCATTTTCAGCTCTCAAgactctttattttctttaagtGTCTAAAACTCAAATGATAATTCTCAAGATTTATTGACTTACCACCCACTACTTGACCCCAGTGTGAGTCTAGCTGTGTAAACTTTAAGCAAGCATACTTTTCTCCATTTACTGCACTCTGATTGGTTTCAACTGCACAGAGTGCTCCCTAAAATGCATCCTTCTGCAAGagaacaaagacagacacagccATCACAGtatgttttaacttttcttcATTATCTATATTCTTCCTCCACTGTGGTGGGGCTGAATTAATTGGGAATAAATGTCCTTTTTGAAATTGGTCATGCAAGGGCCGAGAGGGGGAGGATGTTTACTTGGCCCGCTTCCGAGCACTCACAGGTTCCGCTTGCTCACATTACATTACGCTACAGTTGCCACCAAGCTCTAGCCTCAGGAGTAGAGAGGGtgagagacactgaggaaagacagagagagcgagagagactgagaggaatgagagagacaaaaagacagagacaaagcaAAGAGAGAATGAAATTGGGAAAGTCTGTGAAAGTGTGTACACATTCCTATCGTTTATAATTTCCTTTCCCTCGCGATAAATCTTGACAAACTGGAGTTGAGCAGAGTAACACTGCTGGTCCTTGTAGATTATGGTTCTGTGGTCTGCACTTGTCTCTGGAAGCGAGCCAGCGCTCCAACAAGCCTGCACACTTCTTCAGAGAATAGATCCAAATCATTAGTGTTAGCGTGGAAGTTGAGGACCCATGTGGAACGCACATCTGTGGTGACTCATTAACTTCACTCGtcctgctgttttcattttactcaATATTGGGtataggttaaaaaaaaaaactgcccaTTTTCTGGATTGATATGTTGCTAAAACAGAGCTCTGGGTGAACACAGGGCATCCTAGATGTCAgatacatataaaaaaagattaCCATATACTGGATTTCTTATTATAAAAGCCCAAGCTTTATCCTCAAACTGTGATGCAGTTTATTTCTTAGATTAAAGTCCCTTGCTTATTAGCTCAAACTTGGAGTTACAGTATGTAGTTGCATAGTTTTCTGGTATAAAGCACAGCAAGCAATATAATCAACAAATCCATTGCCTGAGTAAGTTTTATTAATGCTGTGGATGATGTTTATGAGATAGGAGGttgaaaatgagagaagagaagaaaagacaaattgCTATATGGGTGTGCTCCACCCTGACAGTACATTAAGCCATAGTACGTTGTGCACTGGATTGTCAACAACCTCTCTGAAAGCTGAAAGTCCCTTGAGCACAAGTCTCACAGACTTAATTGAGTGTGGCCTAATTTGTACCTTGCTTTTTCCTATAAAAGCTCATAAATGCCCCAAGCATTTCATTTCTATCCTGTCTTTATATTTCATCCCTCCcacactctttctttcttcctttctcttgcCTCTCCCTCCCACCCTGACAGGCTTTCTTCCCATGTTCCCCCTCCCCTTTGCAATCATTTAACTTGTGCTTGAGCTATAGACAGTCATCGCTGGGTGGCTATCGGAGGAGGTTGTGCTCTATTTGAGAGTTGTTAGCTTTCACTGCTGAAGTGGTGTGTAGAAAATGCTTTTGCAACATTATTAGGCACATTAAATCCCCCATAAGTTCCTAGGCTGCTAATGAAATGTGCACAACTACAGCGCACATTTGGTAAAAACAtggacagcagtgttcaatggCCCTTTTTCCCTGCTTGCTTTAGCTTGATGAAAGTGAATTAGATATGTACTTTGTTAATGGGCCATTAAAAGAGATGTTCATTGTCAGCATCTTTATCTGACTTAATAAGGATGGAATCTGGGTGGGACAGAGAAAATCTGTTTCCACTGATCAAGAGGCTTTTTCCTCAAGGCAAGATtgtaattcatatttatttttttggtatGTTTTGATAGTTTGACACTTAAAAAGTGTTTCTAAAATGCACCTGCCGTGGACCTTTTGTGTGGTCCAAACTGTCAAATCTCCAAcagaagtagtagaagaagtAGTTTTCTATACTTGGAGGCTGTGCTCAAAGGGATCCTGGCAGTGTATGCTTCAATCTTAAACCAGTGGCCAGATGTTTAGAAGTTCTGACATAGTTTAAAAAGCATAGAGCAGTCTCACTTCAGCAGACaaacttttcaaaaaccaaGTTGCTTTCACTCTCACACCTTTCAATAACGACTAATACAACTGtccatgtttctttctttcatggattATCTTCATCTTtccacacattcagacacacgCATCCCCCCTTTCTTATGTTCATCTTTCTATCATCTAACTGACATCTCATATTATGAAATGCTTATTAACAGATAAACACATATTAGCAAATGCTTTGTGGCTTGTGTCTGGTCATCATACTGGATGGCTCGCGCCAGaatttttacagatatttggTCTCTTTTATTGGTGTGCCAGTGCGGGGGCACGGGTTAGTCTGCTTGTGGACAGATTAGTATCCCCTGAAGTGACATTTTGGCAAACCTTACTGAGCTGAAATGCCACATGGCTTGACATTCTAGTTATATGCTATGAAACAGAGCTGATGCCATGAGTCAAGGATATTCCTTGGGAAAATCAGTTGTGTACACATTACAATGCATTggcatttttcatgattttgttACCATGTATGATGCAGTATCAGCAGTTTTTGCACATTGTTATGTGATATGTTGCAATACATAGTCATATAATTTTTTTATGAGTAATTTGACAAGaaacaacaatatttattttatccatccatccaagtGATTAATAAGTGATTAATAATTTGCATTCAAAGCTTTGATTAATCATAACTTTCAGTGTGTGCAAGTCATTTGATATTATTCAATACTCTGTGCAAGCACTAACATGCATGTTATAAATTTGAATTGAGATCAATAGTTGATTTTAATAAGGTGTATTATCCTGCAAAAGTTACTTTTCCCAAACTATCTCCATGAGCTTTATGTAAGATCTGAGTTTCATGCACTATGTATCTTGTGCATTTACATCTTCATTAACATATTGAGACGTATCTTTTCAGGGGTGAGGAATACAGAAACATTTTGGGTTAAATAAACACTTAGATCACTTTTGTCAGCTTTCAGACCTCTGTGTCAATTATTCACTACATGCTAAGACCTTGCTAGGAACTATCTGTATCATCTCTGATGCTTTGTGGTCTAATAAATACTGAAGACATGAGTGCTTCAACTGCTACCATTTCCACAGTGTGCTGAATTGATCGCAGATGCTATTTGCCAGATGGTATATTTTCTAAGAGAGTTGAAATGCTAATTTCCAAAAAGATGATGCAGTTTAGTTTGCCacttaaacaataaaatatctaCAATCTGTTGGATTGGAGAAAAGACACTCTGAAGTCAAATGGCAGGCTGAATGATAGCTATTTCACCTCAAGTTGTTTTCTGGTATATACTGTAACATTAcattagtttgtgtgtgtgtgtttcagcgtCTGGGGTGTTTGTGTTTCCAAATCAAACTGATTGCAATGGTCTCGCATAATCAAGCCTCTACATTGTTTTAGATTCACACACATTCCCTGGCGTTATATGGTGGCTTGAGTTATATGGTGGCTtctcagaaacacagaaacagataacataaaaacacatcgAGAATATCCTTGACACACAATTATTTCATTTGCACATATGTTCATGAGTtagcacatacagtaacactGTCTATCCATGTATTATCTGCACCTGTTTATTCTGTGAAGGATCATGAAATGTTGCACTGGTCATAGTAATacttttcttaaatgtgaatgatAATCTTGGACTTTCATATTACTCTCAAAACAGAGGGttcacagaagaaaaagaaaagaaaatcaataaaagaaaactggaaagaaaatatttaattaaaaatggcCCATTGCTTGATTGAGCCATTTAACTAAACagcattaaaggaatagtttggtATTTTGGGAAATGAGCTCATTTGCTCTCTTGGCAAAattgagatgagaagatcaatacaacTGTCGTCATCTCACTGTGCTAAGTGTGGAGCTGTGGCCGGGAGCACCTAGAAGCACCTccaaagctcattaattaaaatgtcataTCTCTTTTGTGTGAttctcacaaaaacaaaaagaaaaatataaaaaatgagcagttgtggttttacaggatGTCCAGAGCAGCATGTTCCTAACTTCTGTCTCCTTCCTGTATGCAGGTATCACCACTGTTTTGACCATGACCACACTCAGTATCAGCGCCCGCCACTCACTCCCTAAAGTCTCCTATGCCACAGCCATGGATTGGTTCATTGCAGTTTGCTTTGCCTTTGTCTTCTCTGCCCTGATTGAGTTTGCGGCTGTCAACTACTTCTCCACCCTGCAAGCCAACCGGGAGCTGCGGAAGGCAGCAGCCATGAAGGCAGCAGCTCAagaggcagcagctgcagcgCCAGCTGCAGCCACAGGGAACGACGGAGAGGTTTCCTCAGTAAGTGTGCTTCACTGTTTCACACTTATGTGTTCTGACTAAATTATTAACCTGTATAAACTCATACTTAAGAAAAGGAACCAGGTGAAGATGGCTGGCCTCAGATCTTAAACAGGTTGCTGTCAGGTGTAAACTTAGTTTCTTTACTTTCGTTTTTGACATCTGGTGGAAATATGATACAAAATTAGGAAAGTACTGATTCCACTTGTTATCCCCTGACACTGATTCTAATTCCTAAACTCAGGGTATCTGCTGATACCGAGTACCAATCCAATACCGATGCACTTTTTTCTCTAATTTAAAATCTGTAGACTTCACTGTGTGAAAATGATTCTTCTATTAGTAACAGGTGGCTGTAACTGCACAAATAAGTGGAGACATAACCAACTTATACCAACATATTTTTATGCTTGTGCAAATTTGTATTACATTGTTTATTAAAGTGGATCCTTACAATGCTTCAACACGCACACTGTCACAATGAACTTATGCATGTAGGATATATGTAGCGATAGAATTACTACTGTTGTGTACTACTACAGATCTGCCAAATTGCACTGAGCTGCTGTTATAAATGGTGATCAGAGCCAATGTTTCACTCACAGTATAGGTAAAAGACTTCACCTGGCTTGACTGCATGCATCTACATCACTTTATCAAATATgctttcatctttaacaatttATATAAAACAGTGTTATATAACAATTTCAATTTCTATTCTTTTTCAATTTGCTTGCATCTGTGCATCTTACACTCTTGTATGGATCTTTTTAAGTAATTCCAACTTAGCCATGAGACTTTATAGTTAGACTAACTCAATTAGTTTAGTACCACCAACATTGTTTGCTTTGTTCTCTACAAGTTTAATTAAGTTGAAccaatttacttttaatttaaaagttttgGTGTTATTAAGTGGTTGAATTACTTAATTTAAGTTATTCTAACTTCTTTATTTTACTTCCATTCTACCCAGAAATGTCCGTGCAAATTGTTACCTTAATTTTTTTTAGTATTAGAAAGTAACTTCAGTCAGAATAAATTACACAAAGCAATTCCAGTTTTATGATCAAATTGTTCATTGTAAAACCAATGTCAACTTATGTACGAATGTTTTAACCGTGAACAATTTTCATACCATTATCtgtgcacaaaataaaaatgcccACTTCCAACAATActtgaacaaaaaaataaataaatcaacaccCAAATGAGTTTTAACCAAAACTAACAGTGTATTTGGGAGCTCCAGATGAACACATTAAGTTAAATATTTGCAGGCTTTTACCAGGAAGTTGCCtttaaacaagataaaacaaaaacaacaacatattcaAATTATTAATGTGGGTTTTGGAGGACCGGTCCCCTAAACTGAATCCGGTGCTTCACTCTCTGTGCATGTTTAAgaatacaatataaaaataacactacACACTATGTGAAAAGGAATACATAAATTTAATGTTGCTGGTGTTAGCAGAAACACATCAAATGGCTACATGCTTCAATGGGAATAAAGAAGCATGTTTTCCAAGTTacaaatacataataaatacatatcTGATACATATCAATAATTCCAAAAaagaacacataaaaatatcagaaatagaTCTGATCAACATACACTCAAATGCCAGTTTATTGGGTCCACCTAGCTAAATCAAATGCAGTTTATTAACAATAAATCTACCTTCATGAGGGTTAATCATATTGAGTTTTTGTTGAGACGGCtttagagaggtgttgattcaactttattgtcattttgatGTTGTATAGATTCTGCTTTATGCTATAAAACTATATTGCATTATACTGGTGTGGCACTGTTTAGTCCACCCCATTTATTTCAGTGGGGGAAGACTAAAGATTGATAGCACCCCAATAGCACACAATACAGTTAAACATCGCAAActgcagcctccaaaatgaccataaagttaAACTAACACCCCTATAAAACTGTCTCAAAACACTGACCATTGTAACATTCATGCttgtaggatttattgcagtgCTGTTGTATTCAACTACATTAGTTTTAGTTAGGTGTACCCAGTATACTGCCAACTGTCAACAATACAACTGCTGGATGTTGCACAACAAAACTTTACAAATATATAACAGTGCAACATC
Proteins encoded in this region:
- the gabra6b gene encoding gamma-aminobutyric acid receptor subunit alpha-6 isoform X3, yielding MEYTMDVFFRQTWIDERLKFEGPIEILRLNNLMVSKIWTPDTFFRNGKRSISHNMTTPNKLFRIMQNGTILYTMRLTINAECPMRLMNFPMDGHACPLKFGSYAYPISEIVYTWKKGPLSSVEVPQESSSLLQYDLIGQTVSSERLKSNTGEYVIMTVHFHLQRKMGFFLIQTYIPCIMTVILAQVSFWINKESVPARTVFGITTVLTMTTLSISARHSLPKVSYATAMDWFIAVCFAFVFSALIEFAAVNYFSTLQANRELRKAAAMKAAAQEAAAAAPAAATGNDGEVSSVDASSVLKKRMNSAPLFDRPAKTFPNPPVNAQAFLQQGSAVPANNVLTGTSIIDKYSRILFPLSFGAFNLVYWIVYLTKDTMEMSRDTV
- the gabra6b gene encoding gamma-aminobutyric acid receptor subunit alpha-6 isoform X1; amino-acid sequence: MLILKVDQGFLVVGCLRGMAFLFTCLFLSCYSASSVWGNQHSETSIYLDNITRILDRLLDGYDNRLRPGFGGPVTEVKTDIFVTSFGPVSDVEMEYTMDVFFRQTWIDERLKFEGPIEILRLNNLMVSKIWTPDTFFRNGKRSISHNMTTPNKLFRIMQNGTILYTMRLTINAECPMRLMNFPMDGHACPLKFGSYAYPISEIVYTWKKGPLSSVEVPQESSSLLQYDLIGQTVSSERLKSNTGEYVIMTVHFHLQRKMGFFLIQTYIPCIMTVILAQVSFWINKESVPARTVFGITTVLTMTTLSISARHSLPKVSYATAMDWFIAVCFAFVFSALIEFAAVNYFSTLQANRELRKAAAMKAAAQEAAAAAPAAATGNDGEVSSVDASSVLKKRMNSAPLFDRPAKTFPNPPVNAQAFLQQGSAVPANNVLTGTSIIDKYSRILFPLSFGAFNLVYWIVYLTKDTMEMSRDTV
- the gabra6b gene encoding gamma-aminobutyric acid receptor subunit alpha-6 isoform X2, with the protein product MDVFFRQTWIDERLKFEGPIEILRLNNLMVSKIWTPDTFFRNGKRSISHNMTTPNKLFRIMQNGTILYTMRLTINAECPMRLMNFPMDGHACPLKFGSYAYPISEIVYTWKKGPLSSVEVPQESSSLLQYDLIGQTVSSERLKSNTGEYVIMTVHFHLQRKMGFFLIQTYIPCIMTVILAQVSFWINKESVPARTVFGITTVLTMTTLSISARHSLPKVSYATAMDWFIAVCFAFVFSALIEFAAVNYFSTLQANRELRKAAAMKAAAQEAAAAAPAAATGNDGEVSSVDASSVLKKRMNSAPLFDRPAKTFPNPPVNAQAFLQQGSAVPANNVLTGTSIIDKYSRILFPLSFGAFNLVYWIVYLTKDTMEMSRDTV